One genomic region from Augochlora pura isolate Apur16 chromosome 7, APUR_v2.2.1, whole genome shotgun sequence encodes:
- the LOC144472616 gene encoding polyisoprenoid diphosphate/phosphate phosphohydrolase PLPP6, with the protein MDEEKRNIAPWLSGVLAIDRKLTENFVRSVEKLMPMRQLQIHYKVLEISCHGVIWFASILALIWILNRPSLFQVQVNLLIGLLLDVVIVGILKALTRRRRPAINDDPLALGPDKYSFPSGHASRAMLLFYFFYYLWPLPTLFHPSLLAWVVAISLSRLLMRRHYILDISAGLVIGYAEGILMSILYLEPETCSNLVSWITDEKMEGTEGAET; encoded by the exons ATGGATGAG gagAAACGAAATATTGCACCATGGTTAAGTGGTGTATTAGCTATAGATAGGAAACTAACAGAAAATTTTGTGCGATCTGTTGAAAAGCTTATGCCAATGAGACAGTTACAAATACATTACAAAGTATTAGAG ATATCTTGTCATGGAGTAATATGGTTTGCATCAATACTTGCACTTATTTGGATACTTAACCGACCAAGTTTATTTCAAGTGCAAGTCAATTTATTGATAG GTCTGTTGTTAGATGTTGTTATTGTTGGCATACTAAAAGCGCTTACTAGACGAAGACGTCCTGCCATTAACGATGATCCTCTTGCATTAGGACCAGACAAATATTCATTTCCATCTGGTCATGCCTCTCGGGCAATGttacttttctatttcttctattatctaTGGCCTCTACCTACATTATTCCATCCTTCATTATTAGCCTGGGTAGTTGCTATATCTCTCTCGAGGCTCTTGATGAGAAGGCATTATATTCTTGACATTAGTGCAGGGTTAGTTATAGGATATGCTGAAGGAATTCTTATgagcattttatatttagaaccTGAGACTTGTTCAAATTTAGTTTCTTGGATAACTGATGAAAAGATGGAGGGAACAGAGGGAGCAGAGACATAG
- the LOC144472651 gene encoding uncharacterized protein LOC144472651, with protein MEPPKMIRRTKDMLNSTVCEHRETGKRSPADISFQAPSRSRLTMHSSEFVLPHNFTKSRPTERISIRVPQVDKNLDDEDTEMKLLYDKYLQSLMVELIYKQKTEKKEKLIITQLASMAKELDHNREKLLKLQTRERDIRHLSALQNEIDSQTEDIKKYTKSDDVKKTENILSQLRIVLQDYDVLHCNNMILPKTPSEWEETIQVLKSCCDTLKSIMNIIEPHCDSYLSINEDIKNFINTYNTIEDHHKRLEKEINQLQALALKNGALSLM; from the exons ATGGAACCGCCAAAAATGATACGTCGAACTAAAGA CATGCTTAATTCCACTGTATGTGAACACAGAGAAACAGGAAAAAGAAGCCCAGCAGATATCAGTTTTCAAGCTCCAAGTCGTAGCAGATTAACAATGCATTCATCAGAATTTGTTTTGCCACACA ATTTTACAAAGTCTCGCCCAACGGAACGAATATCGATACGTGTACCTCAAGTTGATAAAAATTTGGATGATGAAGATACAGAGATGAAACTTTTGTACGACAAATATCTACAAAGTCTGATGGTAGAGCTTATATATAAGCAGAAGAcagagaagaaggagaaattGATTATAACGCAATTAGCATCAATGGCTAAGGAACTCGATCACAACAGGGAGAAGCTACTCAAACTGCaaaccagagagagagatataagACATTTAAGTGCTTTGCAGAATGAAATAGATTCACAAACTGaagatataaagaaatatacta aaTCTGATGATGTTAAGaagacagaaaatattttatctcaaTTACGTATTGTTTTACAAGACTATGATGTGCTGCACTGTAATAATATGATTCTTCCAAAAACACCCTCAGAATGGGAAGAAACAATTCAAGTACTAAAATCATGTTGTGATACTTTAAAGTCTATCATGAACATAATTGAGCCTCATTGTGATTCTTACTTGTCTATTAATgaagacattaaaaattttataaacacttACAATACTATTGAAGATCATCATAAAAg ATTGGAGAAAGAGATTAACCAGTTACAAGCTCTAGCACTGAAAAATGGAGCTCTATCTTTAATGTGA
- the LOC144472615 gene encoding alpha-tubulin N-acetyltransferase isoform X2, translating to MEFKFNVNKLLPRKINKVTHTLIPEDFKGDRRELNECQRQLSRVLDDMGEASARAQGLNKPITSALKLRDTDHIVYLLVDNEANTGLGSVVGLLKTGSKNLFMFDETGIHYQLKPRCILDFYVHETRQRMGLGNILYQYMLSEENIRPVKLAIDRPSEKFLAFLDKHYGLSKIIPQNNKFVVFQGFFDDERQDVRSNRYSLPASIDIAGQSNIHNNVGKSNSGMKEIHYPSVTRNSFGRYAAARPPCSMANIIHNTTVLGPSAERTGEKPRTPAVIQSKPERPRSLSLYSEEEQKQRTSELSTVPTPALPDHQPTPLATILRETEKTEKNVKPSPSCSQEVVTGTNQHARLDLKFYHSPLW from the exons TGAATGCCAGAGGCAACTCAGCAGGGTCTTGGACGACATGGGCGAGGCCTCGGCCAGAGCCCAGGGTCTGAATAAGCCAATAACCAGCGCCCTAAAACTTCGGGACACCGACCATATAGTTTATCTGCTAGTCGATAATGAAGCAAACAC CGGACTGGGCAGCGTGGTTGGCCTGCTAAAGACCGGATCGAAGAATCTCTTCATGTTCGACGAAACCGGAATTCATTATCAGCTGAAGCCTAGATGCATTTTGGACTTTTACGTCCACGAAACTCGACAACGCATGGGCCTTGGGAACATTCTGTATCAGTATATGCTATCT GAAGAGAATATTAGGCCGGTGAAACTGGCGATCGATAGACCTTCTGAGAAGTTCTTAGCCTTTCTGGACAAACATTACGGCCTCTCGAAAATAATACCGCAGAATAATAAGTTTGTTGTCTTCCAAGGGTTTTTCGATGACG AGCGTCAGGATGTAAGATCAAACAGATACAGCCTTCCTGCTAGTATTGACATTGCTGGCCAAAGTAACATTCACAATAATGTTGGCAAAAGTAATTCTGG catgaaagaaattcattatCCATCTGTTACACGTAATTCGTTTGGCAGATATGCTGCTGCTCGACCACCCTGTTCCATGGCAAAT ATAATTCATAACACAACGGTGCTTGGTCCATCCGCAGAACGTACTGG TGAAAAACCGAGAACGCCTGCCGTCATACAATCGAAACCGGAAAGACCACGTTCTTTGAGTCTTTACTCTGAAGAAGAACAGAAACAGCGTACAAGCGAGTTATCCACGGTTCCGACACCTGCTTTACCTGATCACCAACCTACTCCCTTAGCTACTATTTTacgagaaacagagaaaaccGAAAAGAACGTGAAGCCATCTCCTTCCTGTAGTCAAGAAGTAGTAACTGGTACCAACCAGCACGCTCGTTTGGACCTCAAATTTTACCATTCACCCCTGTGGTAA
- the LOC144472615 gene encoding alpha-tubulin N-acetyltransferase isoform X1, whose amino-acid sequence MEFKFNVNKLLPRKINKVTHTLIPEDFKGDRRELNECQRQLSRVLDDMGEASARAQGLNKPITSALKLRDTDHIVYLLVDNEANTGLGSVVGLLKTGSKNLFMFDETGIHYQLKPRCILDFYVHETRQRMGLGNILYQYMLSEENIRPVKLAIDRPSEKFLAFLDKHYGLSKIIPQNNKFVVFQGFFDDERQDVRSNRYSLPASIDIAGQSNIHNNVGKSNSGMKEIHYPSVTRNSFGRYAAARPPCSMANIIHNTTVLGPSAERTGYFFSEKPRTPAVIQSKPERPRSLSLYSEEEQKQRTSELSTVPTPALPDHQPTPLATILRETEKTEKNVKPSPSCSQEVVTGTNQHARLDLKFYHSPLW is encoded by the exons TGAATGCCAGAGGCAACTCAGCAGGGTCTTGGACGACATGGGCGAGGCCTCGGCCAGAGCCCAGGGTCTGAATAAGCCAATAACCAGCGCCCTAAAACTTCGGGACACCGACCATATAGTTTATCTGCTAGTCGATAATGAAGCAAACAC CGGACTGGGCAGCGTGGTTGGCCTGCTAAAGACCGGATCGAAGAATCTCTTCATGTTCGACGAAACCGGAATTCATTATCAGCTGAAGCCTAGATGCATTTTGGACTTTTACGTCCACGAAACTCGACAACGCATGGGCCTTGGGAACATTCTGTATCAGTATATGCTATCT GAAGAGAATATTAGGCCGGTGAAACTGGCGATCGATAGACCTTCTGAGAAGTTCTTAGCCTTTCTGGACAAACATTACGGCCTCTCGAAAATAATACCGCAGAATAATAAGTTTGTTGTCTTCCAAGGGTTTTTCGATGACG AGCGTCAGGATGTAAGATCAAACAGATACAGCCTTCCTGCTAGTATTGACATTGCTGGCCAAAGTAACATTCACAATAATGTTGGCAAAAGTAATTCTGG catgaaagaaattcattatCCATCTGTTACACGTAATTCGTTTGGCAGATATGCTGCTGCTCGACCACCCTGTTCCATGGCAAAT ATAATTCATAACACAACGGTGCTTGGTCCATCCGCAGAACGTACTGG TTACTTTTTCAGTGAAAAACCGAGAACGCCTGCCGTCATACAATCGAAACCGGAAAGACCACGTTCTTTGAGTCTTTACTCTGAAGAAGAACAGAAACAGCGTACAAGCGAGTTATCCACGGTTCCGACACCTGCTTTACCTGATCACCAACCTACTCCCTTAGCTACTATTTTacgagaaacagagaaaaccGAAAAGAACGTGAAGCCATCTCCTTCCTGTAGTCAAGAAGTAGTAACTGGTACCAACCAGCACGCTCGTTTGGACCTCAAATTTTACCATTCACCCCTGTGGTAA